The Silene latifolia isolate original U9 population chromosome Y, ASM4854445v1, whole genome shotgun sequence sequence ctgccccggtcagggaagtgaaggccagggtggacaatatggaggctgctagggtgaagattaGGGATTATGTTGCTTCTAAGTCAGAcgttatgctcacccttgaccctgttgagactgctacttaggcggttgcttcagtggatcattcagtcagccttTTGGCAGGTGCCCTGGCTGCTGTGAGGTAGGTaggctatttttatttttatgtgtattttgtttgggtagtttttattattggggtatTTTACTCATATTCTTCTTCCTGTTTTTGGTCAGGGTGCTACGGTCTGTCTCCGtaacgcctatcaggctacttctttggtagccaggatttatctgatgagatcagattatgataggctgaagtctgaactggattttgcacgagctgacctggctgctaaagctgctgatTTGGTGAGGGTGCAGGCTAAAAAGGATGCTTTTAAGGCTGAGGCAGATTCAAGTAAGCGGCTCTTGCAGGAAACTTTGGACAGGAATGAAGAGctcacccaggagagggatgaaTTGGAGTTCAAActtgatgatgcttccctctatttctatattaaAGGGAGGGCTGCTGCTATGTTAGAGTctgtcgaggccagggcgaagtggaatcctgaagctgagatggcttttgctgcttcaaagtatcctgacctgcataacataggcaatgaacaggaggtcgattctctaggggagcaggacgttgatgctgatccggctaagagtgggagtgctggtactgtttctaaggagaagcagtaatttgatttttttagttggtatttggcccatccaggggagATGTTCATGGACGAACAatttttatctttttctttttttatccaggtcagggagactatccctggcctttatgaatattttggcgcctttaccccagggggtaagggctttatttttttttttggtagaatgtgagCTTTTTTGTATTAATAATAAAAGGATTACATCATAATAATTCTACAAGAAGTGCCAACCTTCATCTAAGCTAAGTACAAAAAGAACATCTAATATTTATGGTACTTAGCCAACCACAATCACTAGGCATAGTACAATTCCTAAGTTTCTGCACTAGCCTCCCATGAACTTGTCTCTGAACCTGCTGAATCAATCTTTCAGGCCTGCAAATAGATAACTCCAAACGAGCAGAGTTCCTTTCCAACCAGATAGCATACAGGACTGCATTTTTAACTACCCTGCACACCCTCTGCTGCAACTTAGAATAAGAACCAGACTGGTCATTGAGCTTCAGCTGCAGCCAACTTTCTAACCCTGCAATAAGTTTGGAAGCATAGACACAGTCCCCGAATAGGTGATCATGTGTCTCCTCCCCCATCTCACAGATGACACAATTAGCAGTAGAAACCAGGCCTAGCTTATACAGTTTAGATCTTGTGTTTAAAGCATTCCTATGAATAAGCCAACCAACAAAAGCTTGCTTAGGGATAACCCAATTATCCCAGACACCATGATACCATGGTACAGGTGGGTGTAAAGCCTGTAACCATTGATATCCTGAACTAATAGAGTAACCACCAGTAGATGCAACCCAACAATTACCCTGATAACCACCAGCTAACCTATCCTTGATCTTGCAAatgttcctccaattccaattagaATCAGGAGGAGGATGATATGTTTCCCAATTAGCCCCTTTCATATagacatgatcaatccaaagaaCCCACAATCTGTCAGCTTTTGTATATATCCAATTCACAAGTTTACCCACACTTGCTATATTCCACACCCCTGCTTCCTTTATACCCAAGCCACCTTCCTTTTTGCTGCAACACACATCCTGCCACGCCACCAAAGGTGCCCTGTTATAGTCTGAACCCCCACACCATAAGAAATTCCTGCAAATACTCTCAATTCTCTTGATAACTCCCTTAGGAATCAAAAAGATGGAAGCCCAGTAGTTATGCAATGTATTAAGAACTGAGTTTATAAGAACTAATATACCAGCATAACTCAATTTCCTAGCCCCTATACCTCTAATCTTTGACACAATCTTCTCCAGAAGAACATTACAATCAGATTTTGTAAGTCTACCTGGTTGAATAGAAATACCAAGGTATTTAAAGGGGAGCTTACCCTCTTGAAAACCAGAAACCTGAGCAATATCAAACTTTACAGAATCAGGAACCCCATTATAAACTACTTCTGATTTAGAAGCATTGACCTTAAGCCCTGAAGAGCCAGAAAAAGTAGCCAGCACCCTAAGAATAAGCATGATAGACTCCACATCACCCTTACTGAACATGAGAAGATCATCAGCAAAGAGTAAGTGAGTAAGTTTCAAACTCTTACACATAGGATGATATCTGAAGTACCATGTTCTAGTAGCAAACTCCATGAGTCTTGATAAATACTCCATACAAATGCAAAAGATTAAAGGATAAATAGGGTAAGGGCTTTATTGatataggcatggtggccttttTTGGCCGATTTTGCTTTTTTGACTTTGCTTGAGCCTGTGAGTTTTTCTTTTTTCCATCCTGATGGACCTGTCAAAATTTGTGTTTAGTTAACCTGCAAAGCATTTTTGATTTATCCTGTTATTTGAATCgtcgtgagtaattcaaccaagtatagttttttgccataatggttgaaggggtgggaaaaccggcctgtcaggagggcttatgtcccttgcctatctggagggcttggtattcggcctgtcaggagggattttagactaagtggttgggagagaacaccctttcacctgtcttgctgcgtccagccggttgtaatcatcggcagtaaacctagtcaggtcaggcaattatttcatgcctgattggtcctgacatttactgtatctggtgatggttaccaactcgttaggcacagttaagtgcaaagttttgtttcaggaattgatatatagtagagtagccctcaatcctgaatatttatgcatataaaatatttatcatgtataattgttcaagATTCAAAAAAGTGAGAGAAAATGGGTTACTTAGATATATAGACATGAGTTGCATACAGAGTATGTAAAACACGTAGTTTTTCAGGTAGCACATCAGGTTGAGTAATGATATGAGTTTGTACTTGGTTATAGCTTGATATGGTCTTTacatatgaaatagttttaaatgggttacattccaggatcttgggatcatttctccttctagtgtttggagcctgtatgctccttgtccaacaattgaatcaattaagtaagggccttcccatgtgggggctagcttgcctgctgatttttctttcttgtttggaaaaactttgcgtaagacgaggtctccttccctgaaaacttttattttgacatttttgttgtaagtcctgacaactgcttgttggtatgatgccatcctaatttttggcagcatctcttagctcttctgttagaaccaggttatcttgcatcaggtctctgtttgcttcaacattgttcaggctgtaCCTTTATGTTGGCACCCGTACTTCTgtaggaatgacagcttcacagccgtacaccaaagagtaaggtgtttggcctattgatgtctttggagttgtcctgtctgcccatagtactaatggaagttcttcagcccatctgcctcgtcttctttttagcttcttttttaggcaccttatgactaccttattgcttgattcagcctggccattagctttagGGTATCTAAGGGTTgacgttaccaggttgatattccattcttggcaaaatgcttaggtctttttccccacaatttgggttccattatcacatactatttctgacgagattccatatctgcaaatgatatttgtcttgatgaaggatattacttccttttcGGTTACTTTCCTGAAAGAAtcagcttcaatccatttggagaagtaatcagtcatggccAACATGAATattttttgtcctggagctacgggcagttttcccacaatatccatgccccactttatgaatggtcAGGGTGCAAAAATTGAGTGAAGGaactcagatggctgatgtatgattggtgcatggacTTGGCAGGTTTCACATTTTGATGaatattccaggcagtcagccctcagtgtaggctagtagtagcctgtcctgaggaCTTTACTTGctaggctctttcctcctttatggttaccacagtgtccatcgtgtatttcttgaagtaccagtttggcttcgtcaggctctaAGCATCttaagtaaggtccagcctgcgatctcttgaataaagtgttattgataatagcgtaagttgaagctctaattttaaaagcccttgcttcatgtctcccctgaggcagtattcctcgaagaaaccaatcataatagagtttagtccaagagttattatgctgattgacaggattgacttgttcaggcttgctgatggctggctctaataaatgaacaattggtattttgtcgaaaactataggggtaaaatttgaacctaggctagCCAAAGCATCAGCATGGGTGTTcaagtctcttgatatttgatctatgtcaaataaagcaaacttagcggtaaggttttttgcatattctaaatacgaaatcatttttgcatccttagccatataaattccctttatttgattagcaattagaagtgaatcagtttttacctttaggttttgaacaccgaggtctagacaaacctttaagcctgctatcagagcttcatattctgcttcgttgtttgtagctttgaactcacagcttatagcctgtgcTAACATATCTCCCTGTGGTTACTTGAGCACTAATCCtgaccctgtccccctggcgttggataccccatctatgaacagggtctattcttggtctggggttttattttctagttgattgacctcttttttcaggtcaagttccaggttagggctaaagtcagccacaaagtctgctagggcctgcaaTTTGagcgctgccctgggttcaaaggagatatcGTACGTGCTAATTtgcactgaccatttggccatcctgcctgctagttcaggcttacgtaggacagattttatgggtaagttggtgcTGACTACAatggggtggctttcaaaataaggtcacaatttagtacatgacataatcaaagctaaaacatatttctcaagtagtccatacctcatcTCAGCATCCAACAtgcttttacttacgtaataaacAAGGTGTTGTTGGCCGtcatgttcttttactaggactgCACTGACTGTTGTGTCAGGAACTGATAAGTATCCTGACAGGGGTTCTCCCTTTTCTTATTTAGCCAGTAAAGGTGGAGATGATAGATAATATTTCAAGTCTCGAAAGGCTGTCTCATGTTTATCCGTCCATTGAAACTGTTtattctttctgaggaggttgtaaaatgttttgcatctctcagaggatcttgatatgaaatgGTTCAGGACAGCTACCCGACCTGTCagtttttggatatccttgataGATCTGGGCGACTGTAGTTCCACGATAGGATTTATCTGTTCAGGACTGGCTTCTAtacctctctttgtgaccatgtatccaaggaatttACCTGCTGAGagtccaaagtggcattttgcaggattgagcttcatgttgtatttttccaatatttcgAATGCTATTTCgtgatcttctgcatttttagattttaccaccatgtcgtctatgtacacttccatgatatcacctatttggtctttaaacatcatgttgaccaggcgctggtacgttgcccttgcattcttcaggccgaacgGCATGGCAGtataacagtatatgcctcggtctgtaatgaatgcaatactctcctggtcagcagggtgcatctttatttgattgaatccactggaagtgtccatgaatgtcagcatttcaTGGCCTGCTGAGGCGTCTACCATGACATCAATATGTGGTAAAGGAAATGGGTCTTTAGGacaagctttgttcaggtcagtgtagtctacacagactctccactttccattctgtttctgcacaacaaccacgttagccagccactcaaggtacattacttccctgatcattcccatatccaagagtttttccacTTCTTCGTTAATTATGGCATTTCTTTCAGCTgtaaattttcgtcttttctgttgcACGGGCTTAAAAGATAGGTCAATattgagtttatgtgtaattacatcgacactaattccagtcatatcaaaatgtgaccaagcaaaccaggatgatttatttttaagaaacttTACCAGTTCGGGCCTGACACTATTCggggcgtcagatcctactaaaacatacctgtcagggtactcagggtccagaattacttgatctgtttccattctgggaggtgcttcataagtgctcctgacagggcaCTATAATTGatatgcgagggacttacctaccttggaaggcttcaaagctgttgtgtagcattcctgggctgtcttgtgatcccctttgactgtgtctatgccccagtctgttggtatcttgatacactggtgataggttgatggcacgaccttgacattatgaatccagggtctaCCAAAGATCGCGTTGTAAGATGACAGAcaatcaaggactccaaatttctcataagataaGACTCCTTCAACATAGGTTGGGAGGTAGatttctcctagagtgctcctggtttcgccactgaatcctaccaggacactggattttttggtgattttgtccttgttgattttcatggctttcagcacgtcaagcatgatcaggtttactgagctgtctccgtctaccaggatccttctcactgtggcggttccaatctgcatagaagttaccaggccatcatgatgaacatcaggaatacctaccaggtcacaatcattgaaagtgattgttggaatATGGTCTGGTTTGCATGGTGAGacagtccttggcgtcctggctatcttttttttTCTGAACTGAATCGGGTCGATCATGATTTCGATCCacggatatgaattttacttcgtatattggaggtggtggagggaggTGCGATCCTACTTGTGCTCTTGATCCTCTTTGCCCTGGTTTGCATACCGCCTTCGTCTTGATCGGGACTTTTAGGTATCCGGATTTGTGAGataagccacttctttcctcagggtgaaacagtcatccgtcgtgtgtccaatgtccatgtggaattcgcaccatttggaattgtcccttctagggttgggattttccgactttctgggccatctgactactgatcccatgttgtcaagtctctagattaatcctgcaatatcaacactgaagttatgttcggaaataggtggaaaaactttagccttaccttgatactcatgagccaggttaacttctggTTGATCTGgtctggaatatggagtaggcttgtagttgtttcctttgttgttCTTCCTACTGCTCCTCTCATAATCTTTTGGTCCACtaggtgatccaagtttgtagcttttgtcttcttctagcctgataaaggtaagagtcttggcctggacgtctttgaaggtatggcagggatacttagtgagctcgatGTATAAGTCACTATGTGGTAGCAACCtctgcctgaatgcctccactgccgttccaacgtcacacctgggaatggatACTTTATCTTTGTTAAATCTTggaaggaatgtcctgagagtttcatcaggcttctgtgtgattcggtaaaggtcactggatcgtttctccaactctctGCTACTCGCTGCTGGTTGAAATTGTTGATCAGGTTGGagaaggaatggatgctcccagttggcaggttgatgtaccattgcagagcagggccggtcagggtcgttccaaatccctgaCACATGTAAACTTGTCTAAattcgctgggaatagatgcagccaacattttttgtttataGAGAGCCatgtgattttgtggatctgtggttccattatagaccctcatggatgggaccacaaacttctttggtaaatctacttttgctatttcgtctatgaaaggcgaatcagcataactgtcaggggcagcttcttccatgctgacagttactccatgtatcttgtcaaatttttcattgagtttcttgatctcctgaaccactgccatcatgatggctgctgtagattcatcaggtttttcattgtcattatttggttCATCGTCACCATCAACATTAATGAATTTAGAAcgacttgggctcccaaaactggagaaatcgatgtttttgatgattgatgcaaatggggttcctggctggaatctagagcccGCTCCTTGGgttttctctaatttttgtttcagagctgGCTCAGATTCTCTTAGTCGCagggatttctgcttcagtttgggctactttttctttcaaactttccaactcagcgatttgctggagagcttgcattcaattgttcttcaatggtaggctgggccatttttgtaggattttgagtttttgtaagatgagaaaaaaggatttaaagagctagatgccccacggtgggcgccaattattttgtgtggattttgcgcaaggcgaaatcaggtcagggtagatttggatagggttaactagctctaaatgcCCTAATAGTCAGGTCGTCAGGGGCAAAATATATATtgtaaatgcaataaaaataacaacaagaagacaaagaattttgtacgtgaaaAACCCTTAAATGTGAAAAaatcacgggcaccaagccaggagaggatttcactattgtaTTATGTATTGAGAACAATTGAACGTAATTATCTATGAATGAAATGAGAATGTTGTATATTGCCTTGTCTTGTGATGATCCTTCAAATGATTTCCAAATATCCCTTATATAAGCTCTTGCTGAACGGTTGTGTGATGGCGGCATTACTATGGATTATTCTCCTTAATTACCCGCAATAATTGCCAATATTACGTCCTTAATTACTgtatttactgcgagatcttcctATTCAATGCTGCGCATATATTCCTCTTGTAATATGTCTtcctggtctgatatcgtcctaatattttgaccgttgtcctctccatggcctggtgCCTATCTTCATCTGTCCTGATACcctgacaccctgacagcctgATGGTTAGGTTaaggtgagatactgatcagggatgtctaatttccaggcctaacagtgGCCAGTTGTTGAGCAAGTATGTTGGTTTATGTGAGGGATaactgggatggagtcaccaccggtcttagagtcttccgctgtattttatttagttgtttgagtactttggtttttggagaacagTTGTATTCCTTTTGACATTTTTTGGAACTTTGTTGTGTCATctaaactttattatcatttaaatacgtttcgttattatctatttgagtatcattgcctcgggtaaccgagatggtgacgttctcataccttaagtggtcctggtaaggcacttggagtatgggggtgtcacaaagtggtatcagagcgatgatcttgaaacctgtaaccaatgaacctaatgaacatagggagtcaaactaaaatgaacccgggtaggagttgtagaagctaatgcaaagacttgggagacgtcctaaagtcgcgaactcgccctacaattttgaaccggtcactatggggtgtgtgtcgggatcgctatgtgtttaccttgtgctttgtgtatctatatagtaatgtgtggtatgaatTAGTGGATgtatgcatgtggaggataggaggTATGTAgtaaaagatgatgatgatgtggtTTGTATGTTGATTGGTTGAAAGCATGATATTTGATTTATAACGTGGCATGTTAGAAATACGAAAGGAAAGTTGTTTGTTTGAGTACATAAAagatacgtatatatatatatatatatatatatatatatatatatatatatatatatatatatatatatatatgttgtttgtcGTTTTGCATAAAAGTATAGAAAGTTGGGAGTACGAgtt is a genomic window containing:
- the LOC141629806 gene encoding uncharacterized protein LOC141629806, whose amino-acid sequence is MEFATRTWYFRYHPMCKSLKLTHLLFADDLLMFSKGDVESIMLILRVLATFSGSSGLKVNASKSEVVYNGVPDSVKFDIAQVSGFQEGKLPFKYLGISIQPGRLTKSDCNVLLEKIVSKIRGIGARKLSYAGILVLINSVLNTLHNYWASIFLIPKGVIKRIESICRNFLWCGGSDYNRAPLVAWQDVCCSKKEGGLGIKEAGVWNIASVGKLVNWIYTKADRLWVLWIDHVYMKGANWETYHPPPDSNWNWRNICKIKDRLAGGYQGNCWVASTGGYSISSGYQWLQALHPPVPWYHGVWDNWVIPKQAFVGWLIHRNALNTRSKLYKLGLVSTANCVICEMGEETHDHLFGDCVYASKLIAGLESWLQLKLNDQSGSYSKLQQRVCRVVKNAVLYAIWLERNSARLELSICRPERLIQQVQRQVHGRLVQKLRNCTMPSDCGWLSTINIRCSFCT